A single window of Candidatus Microthrix subdominans DNA harbors:
- a CDS encoding diiron oxygenase has product MAAVVERVERLNRASLRRVIEPDVDLPGAVGDGQLVADELLSVAGLDLGLTAEQRRILSREEVASMFSAGTRFEAVLEIGFARQVAYAPDLTDPRITYLLHEVGEETRHQRLFIRLISQIGPKAIHPLEGKAWMDRLDRFGTGWITNHLAMLYVMVLAGEEIPDRMQKLASEHPDTDPFLASVNRYHRQEEARHLSFARAMLPEVWAGASAVERTVVRRIAPLVIQDLFRFMVHPGVYAQVGLDPWPTWKRVNKSPTRVQLRRVSTRPVLEALLNAGVLERGSVPAAWQKLCGVDAHGAPQPVLTGASALVADQ; this is encoded by the coding sequence ATGGCTGCTGTTGTCGAACGTGTCGAACGGTTGAATCGGGCATCGCTTCGGCGGGTGATCGAACCCGATGTCGACCTACCCGGGGCGGTCGGCGACGGGCAACTGGTCGCCGACGAACTGCTCAGCGTGGCCGGGCTCGACCTCGGCCTCACCGCAGAGCAGCGTCGCATCCTCAGCCGAGAGGAGGTCGCCTCGATGTTCAGCGCTGGAACACGGTTCGAGGCAGTGCTCGAGATCGGGTTTGCCCGTCAGGTTGCCTATGCCCCCGACCTCACCGACCCCCGCATCACCTACCTGCTGCACGAGGTCGGGGAGGAGACGCGTCACCAGCGCCTGTTCATCCGGCTGATCTCCCAGATCGGCCCCAAGGCGATCCATCCGCTGGAGGGGAAGGCCTGGATGGACCGTCTCGACCGCTTCGGCACCGGCTGGATCACCAACCACCTGGCGATGCTCTACGTCATGGTGCTCGCTGGTGAGGAGATCCCGGACCGTATGCAAAAGCTGGCCTCGGAGCATCCCGACACCGATCCGTTCCTCGCTTCGGTCAACCGCTACCACCGCCAGGAGGAGGCCCGGCACCTCAGCTTCGCCCGGGCGATGCTGCCCGAGGTGTGGGCCGGGGCGTCGGCGGTGGAACGCACCGTCGTCCGGCGGATCGCGCCTCTGGTCATTCAGGATCTGTTCCGTTTCATGGTGCATCCCGGCGTCTATGCCCAGGTCGGGTTGGACCCCTGGCCGACCTGGAAGCGGGTCAATAAAAGCCCCACCCGGGTGCAGCTCCGACGGGTCTCGACGCGTCCGGTGCTCGAGGCCCTGCTCAACGCAGGTGTGCTCGAGCGGGGCTCCGTTCCCGCGGCGTGGCAGAAGCTGTGCGGCGTCGATGCCCACGGTGCACCGCAGCCGGTTCTGACCGGCGCCAGCGCACTGGTCGCCGATCAGTAG
- a CDS encoding alkaline phosphatase D family protein: MGAGRRQKPGSSRATSPGPVTRRTVLGAGAVGAVGLALGACNVNDPSDETSSDATSAAATTTAPLKAEDLPPVPDGLPGALFTIGVASGDPLPNSVMLWTRLVADPLDPTGGLPDAPVPVAWEVAADEGFTSVVASGSEVAEPGYAHSVHADATGLSPDTWYWYRFSVGDVRSEPARTRTMPADDVTPDRMQLAFASCQEFNSGSYAAYGAMAADELDLVVFLGDYIYERGGGRMEPKVPQRVTQTLADYRVQYAAYKRNPLLQKVHRQVPWVLTWDDHEVGNNYAGVTPQEPESPDGYEKRRAAAYQAYWEHMPLRTGPPEADGSLKIYRSVQVGALAKFFVLDGRQYRSDQVCGDRLAVPADECPERLDEAGTMLGAEQEAWLAKGLADNDTTWTVLAQQTVMFPLVIRDLVLNLDQWDGYVAARERLYDSIIDADLENVVVLSGDIHAAGASDLFAERGGKRVPVAHELVTTSISSLSTIGELGPAVVSLVEQVAADAVYVNAEDHGYGRVTITPERWTTEFVIVANVETDDAPASVDATIELAAGSTELVRI; encoded by the coding sequence ATGGGCGCAGGTCGACGGCAGAAACCGGGCTCGAGCCGAGCGACTTCGCCAGGCCCGGTCACCCGTCGCACCGTGCTCGGCGCCGGCGCTGTCGGCGCGGTCGGGCTGGCGCTCGGCGCGTGCAACGTCAACGACCCGAGTGACGAGACCTCCTCCGATGCCACTTCTGCCGCCGCAACGACAACTGCGCCGCTGAAGGCCGAGGATCTGCCGCCAGTCCCCGACGGTCTGCCTGGTGCGCTGTTTACCATTGGGGTCGCCTCCGGCGACCCCTTGCCCAACTCGGTGATGCTGTGGACCCGCCTTGTCGCCGACCCGCTCGACCCCACCGGTGGCTTGCCCGACGCTCCGGTGCCGGTGGCCTGGGAGGTCGCCGCCGATGAGGGCTTCACGTCGGTCGTCGCCTCGGGTTCGGAGGTGGCCGAACCTGGTTACGCACACTCGGTGCACGCTGATGCCACCGGCCTGTCGCCCGACACCTGGTACTGGTACCGCTTCTCGGTCGGCGACGTGCGCAGCGAGCCGGCTCGCACCCGCACGATGCCCGCCGACGACGTCACGCCCGACCGGATGCAGCTGGCCTTCGCATCGTGTCAGGAGTTCAACTCGGGGAGCTACGCCGCCTACGGCGCCATGGCCGCCGACGAGCTCGACCTCGTCGTCTTCCTCGGTGACTACATCTACGAGCGCGGTGGCGGGCGAATGGAGCCCAAAGTGCCACAGCGGGTGACCCAAACGCTCGCTGATTACCGGGTGCAGTACGCGGCATACAAGCGCAACCCCCTGCTCCAGAAGGTCCACCGGCAGGTGCCTTGGGTGCTCACCTGGGACGACCACGAGGTGGGCAACAACTACGCCGGCGTGACGCCCCAGGAGCCCGAGTCGCCCGATGGGTACGAGAAGCGTCGCGCAGCGGCCTACCAGGCCTATTGGGAGCACATGCCGCTTCGAACCGGCCCGCCGGAAGCAGATGGATCCCTCAAGATCTACCGCTCGGTTCAGGTGGGCGCGCTGGCCAAGTTCTTCGTGCTCGACGGTCGCCAGTATCGCTCCGATCAGGTGTGCGGCGACCGGCTGGCGGTGCCCGCCGACGAGTGCCCCGAACGGCTGGACGAGGCGGGCACCATGCTGGGCGCCGAACAGGAAGCATGGCTGGCCAAGGGGCTGGCCGACAACGACACCACCTGGACCGTGCTCGCCCAACAGACGGTGATGTTTCCGCTGGTGATCCGCGACTTGGTGCTCAACCTGGACCAGTGGGACGGCTACGTCGCCGCCCGGGAGCGCCTGTACGACTCCATCATCGACGCCGACCTGGAGAACGTGGTCGTGCTGTCGGGCGACATCCACGCCGCCGGGGCGAGCGACCTGTTCGCCGAGCGCGGCGGTAAGCGAGTACCGGTGGCCCACGAGCTGGTGACCACCTCGATCTCGTCGCTGTCGACGATCGGCGAGCTGGGGCCCGCTGTGGTCTCGTTGGTGGAACAGGTCGCCGCCGACGCCGTGTACGTCAACGCCGAGGATCATGGCTACGGGCGGGTCACCATCACCCCGGAGCGCTGGACGACGGAGTTCGTCATTGTCGCCAACGTGGAAACCGACGATGCCCCGGCGTCGGTCGACGCCACCATCGAGCTTGCCGCTGGCTCCACGGAACTGGTCCGCATCTAA
- a CDS encoding ABC transporter permease produces MSSHIGYMLLGLGAGSAIAALGLGLVMIYRASGVINLAQGALGMFIALSFFNFRETGDVTLPVLGVPSSFHLVSRPTLATAMAVYLPYGMVMGALVYLLVFRPLRRSPPLAPVVASVGVFLYLWAVAELRFPGEVLIRTIVDDTGRNVFGRLVTSDQFYLAVIVAATAGVLWVVGAHSRFGLATTAAAENERGAILAGLRPDLLALGNWSLAVCLAGTFTILAAQITRLDPLVTSLAVVPALAAALLGGFRSYPVVVAGGLALGMGASELTNLQADYTWVPQVGWQTGLPLLVILGVMLLRGRPLPERGSVVAPRFPPAHFPRHMAASTALLVPLVSGAMFVLGPDLRSGLITSAVAAIISLSVVVLTGWVGQISLAPLAFAGVAGFALVRFAEGPVGPFAPVLAVLVATAVGVVVGLPAVRVRGMALAIATLAAAVAIEELLFKWSWLTGGAAGVRAPKLSLLGVDLSISAVGAEFPRPIFGVVCVLVCGAAVVAVSALLRSRAGVVFLAVRGNEQAAAAAGVDVARVKLAAFAVSAALAGVGGVLLAYQRQSLSVQSYQVFLSLSIVALAYLAGITSIAGALLAGALAPEGLVSALSGSSSASTAQFAINGLALIVVAIVAPEGIAGVVRHRWSQLASHSS; encoded by the coding sequence GTGAGCTCTCACATCGGCTACATGCTGCTTGGCCTCGGCGCTGGGTCGGCGATCGCCGCCCTCGGCCTCGGCTTGGTGATGATCTATCGGGCCTCGGGGGTGATCAACCTGGCTCAGGGTGCCCTCGGCATGTTCATTGCACTGTCGTTCTTCAACTTCCGCGAGACCGGCGACGTCACGCTGCCGGTGCTGGGCGTGCCCTCGTCGTTCCACCTGGTTTCCCGACCCACCCTGGCGACGGCGATGGCGGTCTACCTTCCCTACGGGATGGTCATGGGGGCGCTCGTGTACCTGCTGGTGTTCCGGCCCCTCCGCCGTTCGCCCCCACTCGCCCCAGTGGTCGCCTCGGTCGGCGTGTTCCTCTACCTGTGGGCGGTGGCCGAGCTGAGGTTTCCAGGGGAGGTACTGATCCGCACCATCGTGGACGACACCGGTCGGAACGTGTTCGGTCGCCTGGTGACGTCGGATCAGTTCTACCTGGCCGTGATCGTCGCTGCGACAGCTGGGGTGCTGTGGGTGGTCGGTGCCCACAGCCGATTCGGGTTGGCCACCACCGCCGCCGCCGAAAACGAGCGGGGTGCCATCTTGGCCGGCTTGCGGCCCGATCTGCTGGCCCTCGGCAACTGGTCGCTGGCGGTGTGCCTGGCCGGAACGTTCACCATCCTGGCCGCCCAGATCACTCGGCTTGACCCGCTGGTTACCAGCCTGGCCGTGGTGCCGGCGTTGGCGGCCGCCCTCCTCGGTGGCTTTCGCAGCTACCCCGTCGTCGTCGCTGGAGGCTTGGCGTTGGGAATGGGGGCCTCCGAGCTGACCAACCTGCAGGCCGATTACACCTGGGTGCCCCAGGTGGGCTGGCAAACGGGGCTTCCGCTGCTGGTCATCCTCGGCGTGATGTTGCTGCGCGGCCGGCCCCTGCCCGAACGGGGGTCGGTGGTGGCGCCTCGTTTCCCACCGGCGCACTTCCCTCGGCACATGGCGGCATCGACGGCGCTCCTCGTGCCCCTGGTCTCGGGTGCCATGTTCGTCCTCGGCCCCGACCTGCGCAGCGGACTGATCACGTCGGCGGTTGCAGCGATCATCAGCCTGTCGGTCGTGGTACTCACCGGCTGGGTCGGCCAGATCTCGCTGGCCCCGTTGGCCTTTGCCGGGGTCGCCGGGTTCGCGCTGGTGCGGTTTGCCGAGGGGCCCGTCGGCCCGTTCGCCCCGGTGCTCGCCGTGTTGGTGGCGACCGCCGTTGGGGTGGTCGTCGGCCTTCCAGCAGTGCGGGTGCGGGGTATGGCGCTGGCGATCGCCACCCTGGCCGCAGCCGTCGCCATCGAGGAGTTGTTGTTCAAGTGGAGCTGGTTGACCGGTGGGGCAGCGGGCGTGCGTGCGCCCAAGCTGTCGCTGCTCGGCGTCGATCTGTCGATCTCGGCGGTGGGAGCCGAGTTTCCTCGACCGATCTTCGGCGTGGTGTGCGTGTTGGTGTGTGGCGCGGCCGTCGTGGCGGTGTCGGCGCTGTTGCGTTCCCGCGCCGGCGTGGTGTTTCTGGCAGTGCGAGGCAACGAGCAGGCCGCCGCTGCGGCCGGGGTGGACGTCGCTCGGGTGAAGCTGGCTGCGTTCGCCGTCTCGGCGGCGCTCGCCGGGGTGGGTGGCGTCCTGTTGGCCTATCAACGCCAGTCGTTGTCGGTGCAGAGCTACCAGGTGTTCCTGTCGCTCTCGATCGTCGCGCTCGCCTATCTGGCGGGCATCACCTCGATCGCCGGTGCGCTGCTGGCCGGAGCGCTGGCACCCGAAGGGCTGGTCTCCGCCCTCAGCGGATCATCTTCGGCGTCGACCGCGCAGTTCGCCATCAACGGCCTGGCACTCATCGTGGTGGCCATCGTCGCCCCGGAGGGCATCGCCGGCGTCGTACGCCACCGCTGGTCACAACTTGCGAGCCATTCGTCATGA
- a CDS encoding AAA family ATPase translates to MPLDPNTWTLKTQEAIGAAQQAASERANPEVTPDHVLGALLRQSEGVVLPLVRRLELDPVAVRNAADEAVAALPQSHGGETRFGREFTALLDEADTLREGLTDEYLSTEHLFLALVNADQKRSPGSRRLGEVDRDQVLSALQEIRGSQRVTSQNPEDTYQSLEKYGRDLTEAARTGKLDPVIGRDEEIRRVIQVLSRRTKNNPVLIGEPGVGKTAVVEGLAQRIVEGDVPTSLKNKRVIALDLAAMVAGAKYRGEFEERLQAVLREITESEGEIITFIDEMHTVVGAGASGEGSMDAGNMLKPMLARGELRMVGATTLDEFRKHIEKDAALERRFQQVLVGEPTVENTVAILRGLKDRYEVHHGVRIKDSALVSAAVMSDRYITGRFLPDKAIDLVDEAASTLRIEIDSLPTEIDVIDRRIRGLEIERVALAKETDAASGERLEALDEELANLKEEHDGLMAHWTAEKEKIDQIQAMKERVEDLRNEADRSEREGSLSRASEVRYGHLPVLEREIEVATAELGQLQSEKHMLKQEVDEQDVAVVVNRVTGIPVSRLMEGEMAKLVRLEEVLERRVVGQHEAVTAVANAIRRSRAGIADPDRPIGSFLFLGPTGVGKTELARSLADYLFDDERAMVRIDMSEYMEKHSVSRLIGAPPGYVGYDEGGQLTEVVRRRPYSVVLLDEVEKAHADVFNVLLQLLDDGRLTDGQGRTVDFTNVVLIMTSNLPGDPRDFFRPEFINRLDDIVRFRELTRDDIDQIVDIQLDRLRRRLDDRRIELSLTEAARTRLANEGFDPDYGARPLKRVIQRELGDRLAMAILEGRVIEHSSVTVDVDEDGYTLAAVTPDPA, encoded by the coding sequence ATGCCACTCGATCCCAACACTTGGACCTTGAAGACCCAGGAGGCCATCGGTGCCGCCCAGCAGGCGGCGAGCGAGCGCGCCAACCCGGAGGTCACCCCCGATCACGTCCTCGGCGCATTGCTGCGCCAGAGCGAGGGCGTGGTGTTGCCGCTCGTTCGACGGTTGGAGCTCGACCCGGTGGCGGTCCGCAACGCCGCTGATGAGGCGGTGGCCGCGCTGCCCCAGTCGCACGGCGGCGAGACCCGATTCGGCCGTGAGTTCACAGCGCTGCTCGACGAGGCCGACACGCTCCGCGAGGGACTCACCGACGAGTACCTGTCGACCGAGCACCTGTTTCTCGCCTTGGTCAACGCCGACCAGAAGCGCAGCCCGGGCAGCCGTCGCCTGGGCGAGGTCGACCGCGACCAGGTGCTGTCGGCCCTTCAGGAGATCCGTGGCAGTCAGCGGGTGACCAGTCAGAATCCCGAGGACACCTACCAGAGCCTGGAGAAGTACGGCCGCGACCTGACCGAGGCGGCACGCACCGGCAAGCTCGACCCGGTGATCGGGCGCGACGAGGAGATCCGGCGGGTCATCCAGGTGCTGAGCCGCCGCACCAAGAACAACCCGGTGCTGATCGGCGAGCCTGGGGTGGGCAAGACAGCCGTCGTCGAGGGCCTGGCCCAGCGCATCGTCGAGGGCGACGTCCCGACCTCGCTGAAAAACAAGCGGGTGATCGCGCTCGACCTGGCGGCGATGGTCGCCGGCGCCAAGTACCGGGGCGAGTTCGAGGAGCGGCTCCAGGCCGTGCTGCGAGAGATCACCGAGTCTGAGGGCGAGATCATCACCTTCATCGACGAGATGCACACCGTGGTCGGCGCCGGGGCGAGCGGCGAGGGCTCCATGGACGCGGGCAACATGTTGAAGCCCATGCTGGCCAGGGGTGAGCTGCGCATGGTGGGCGCCACCACGCTGGACGAGTTTCGCAAGCACATCGAGAAGGACGCTGCCCTCGAACGGCGCTTCCAGCAGGTGCTGGTCGGCGAGCCCACGGTCGAGAACACCGTCGCCATCCTGCGGGGCCTGAAGGACCGCTACGAGGTGCACCATGGCGTGCGCATCAAGGATTCGGCGCTCGTGTCAGCAGCGGTCATGTCCGACCGCTACATCACCGGCCGCTTCCTGCCCGACAAGGCGATCGACCTGGTCGACGAGGCTGCGTCGACCCTGCGCATCGAGATCGATTCGCTGCCCACCGAGATCGACGTGATCGATCGTCGCATCCGCGGTCTCGAGATCGAGCGTGTTGCATTGGCCAAGGAGACCGATGCGGCGTCCGGCGAACGCCTGGAAGCCCTCGACGAGGAGCTGGCCAACCTCAAGGAGGAGCACGACGGCCTGATGGCCCACTGGACCGCCGAGAAGGAGAAGATCGACCAGATCCAGGCGATGAAGGAGCGGGTTGAGGACCTGCGCAACGAGGCCGACCGGTCCGAGCGAGAGGGGTCGCTCAGCCGGGCCTCCGAGGTGCGCTACGGCCATCTGCCCGTGCTCGAACGCGAGATCGAGGTGGCCACCGCCGAGCTGGGCCAGCTTCAGTCCGAGAAGCACATGCTGAAGCAGGAGGTCGACGAACAGGACGTCGCCGTCGTCGTCAACCGGGTCACCGGCATCCCGGTCAGCCGCCTGATGGAGGGCGAGATGGCCAAGCTGGTGCGCCTCGAGGAGGTGCTCGAGCGGCGGGTCGTCGGTCAGCACGAGGCGGTCACCGCCGTCGCCAACGCCATTCGGCGCAGCCGCGCCGGCATCGCGGATCCCGATCGCCCCATCGGCTCGTTCCTGTTCCTCGGCCCCACCGGCGTCGGCAAGACCGAGCTGGCCCGGTCGCTGGCCGATTACCTCTTCGACGACGAGCGGGCGATGGTTCGCATCGATATGTCGGAGTACATGGAGAAGCACTCGGTCAGCCGCCTGATCGGTGCGCCCCCCGGGTACGTCGGCTACGACGAGGGCGGCCAGCTCACCGAGGTGGTCCGCCGCCGGCCGTACTCCGTCGTGCTGCTCGACGAGGTCGAGAAGGCGCACGCCGACGTGTTCAACGTGCTGTTGCAGCTGCTCGACGATGGGCGTCTCACCGACGGCCAGGGCCGCACGGTCGACTTCACCAACGTCGTGTTGATCATGACCTCCAACCTGCCGGGCGATCCTCGCGACTTCTTCCGGCCGGAGTTCATCAACCGGTTGGACGACATCGTGCGGTTCCGGGAGCTCACCCGGGACGACATCGACCAGATCGTCGACATCCAGCTCGACCGGCTGCGTCGCCGGCTGGACGACCGCCGCATCGAGTTGAGCCTCACCGAGGCCGCTCGTACCCGGCTGGCCAACGAGGGCTTCGACCCCGACTACGGCGCTCGCCCGCTGAAGCGGGTGATCCAGCGGGAGCTGGGCGACCGCCTGGCGATGGCGATCCTCGAAGGCAGGGTCATCGAGCACTCCTCGGTCACGGTCGACGTCGACGAGGACGGCTACACGCTGGCCGCAGTCACCCCCGACCCGGCCTGA
- a CDS encoding CDP-glycerol glycerophosphotransferase family protein has translation MALRIRQRSKRLARITVHFASRQFPLRPHRVLYESFHGAGVLCNPEAIFQRLLSDPDYNHLHHVWVVADESIWARVPREIRNHPRVSHTIHDSTSYRHELAVCTYLINNVTFKQDFAKRSGQVYVNTWHGTPLKLMGYDRAGNFDHTLNVVRNFLSADYLVSSNSRTLDMYLTGHRLAGMTNAIITDVGTPRVDRQHGASVTTDWAVRRLIEQGISLHGKRVVLYAPTWRGSRVHSPRVDREALVGALHALTSRLGDDVVILLKVHQAVFDEMSKEPDLEAVLVPNDVPTNEILGLTDVLITDYSSICIDFLETGRPVVFYQPDREGYAHENGLYDEAASLPGQVVTSTDGLSAAVDQELSSTDRHPNYAHWRSWSCPHERGNSAARVIDIVFGGSRDGTRSVASQSGKPKMLLALGALRNNGVGNSALNLLATIDHDRFDVSVAFPAESAVESPEMVARIDSRANRLPRSGRMNELAFALPVRKKFEGGGGGALMQRWMDRLFSDEWRRCFGDAEFDYVMDLNGYSAFSARLMSQAPVGTKAIWLHSDMAADAQRQVNGRFPNRANVLAVIERYSHFDRLVSVSSALRDVNRRKLGGPVEPSKFVSARNTIDRSRLVLSDEPSPATIERDPMSARQLEVRGLRDCMMELAQTQGLDALKATMADVETAYRVVASGGDTPVRFVTVGRLSPEKAHWRLMNAFALLNQEFPDTQLVIVGDGPLADELKDLASSLGVSDSVVFTGQVQNPTYLLKVCDCFVLSSDYEGQPMVILEALALGLPVISTHFDSIRDALPDGFGVVVESDPTELAAAMRSFVEQGQTPPRTFDVQAYNDEALAELYAALGVTERRASVDRSPVG, from the coding sequence GTGGCGCTACGTATACGTCAACGCTCGAAGCGTCTCGCAAGGATCACGGTCCATTTCGCCTCCCGTCAGTTCCCGCTGCGCCCCCACCGGGTCTTGTACGAGTCCTTCCACGGCGCCGGAGTTCTGTGCAATCCCGAGGCGATCTTTCAGAGGCTTCTGAGCGACCCTGACTACAACCACCTCCATCATGTGTGGGTCGTGGCGGACGAGAGTATTTGGGCCCGAGTCCCGCGGGAGATCAGGAACCATCCCCGAGTCAGCCATACGATCCACGATTCCACGTCCTACCGGCACGAGCTGGCCGTGTGTACCTACCTCATCAACAACGTCACCTTCAAGCAGGACTTTGCCAAGCGGTCGGGTCAGGTCTACGTGAACACGTGGCACGGCACCCCCCTGAAATTGATGGGCTACGACCGGGCCGGAAACTTCGATCACACCCTCAACGTGGTCCGGAACTTTCTCAGTGCGGACTATCTCGTGTCATCAAATTCGCGGACCCTGGACATGTACTTGACCGGCCACCGGCTGGCCGGCATGACCAATGCCATCATCACCGACGTGGGTACGCCCCGTGTCGATCGTCAGCACGGGGCAAGCGTCACGACGGATTGGGCCGTCAGGCGCCTGATTGAGCAGGGCATCAGCCTGCACGGCAAGCGAGTCGTCCTGTATGCACCCACCTGGCGCGGGTCGAGGGTCCACAGCCCGCGGGTAGACCGGGAAGCGCTGGTCGGCGCGCTCCACGCCCTGACGTCGCGTTTGGGCGACGATGTCGTCATCCTTCTCAAGGTGCATCAAGCGGTCTTCGACGAAATGTCAAAAGAGCCCGATCTCGAGGCTGTGTTGGTGCCAAACGATGTCCCGACCAATGAGATCCTTGGGCTGACAGATGTGCTCATCACCGACTATTCGAGCATCTGCATCGACTTTCTCGAGACGGGCCGCCCCGTGGTCTTTTACCAGCCAGACCGGGAGGGCTATGCGCACGAGAACGGCCTCTATGACGAGGCGGCCTCGCTCCCCGGCCAGGTCGTCACCTCAACCGATGGCCTGTCGGCGGCGGTCGACCAGGAGCTCAGCTCGACGGACCGTCATCCGAACTATGCCCACTGGCGTTCGTGGTCCTGTCCCCACGAGCGCGGCAACTCCGCGGCCCGGGTCATCGACATCGTCTTCGGAGGATCTCGGGACGGCACTCGTTCGGTCGCATCGCAGTCGGGGAAACCGAAGATGCTCTTGGCTCTCGGTGCCCTACGAAACAACGGCGTTGGCAACTCGGCACTGAACCTGCTGGCCACGATCGACCACGACCGTTTTGACGTCTCGGTGGCCTTTCCCGCCGAGTCCGCCGTCGAGTCGCCGGAGATGGTGGCACGAATCGACAGCCGGGCAAATCGGCTGCCGCGCTCCGGGCGCATGAACGAGCTGGCGTTTGCGCTACCGGTGAGGAAGAAGTTTGAAGGAGGGGGCGGCGGCGCGCTGATGCAACGTTGGATGGACCGGCTCTTCTCCGATGAATGGCGTCGGTGTTTTGGCGACGCGGAGTTTGATTACGTCATGGACCTCAACGGCTACTCGGCGTTCTCGGCCCGACTGATGTCCCAAGCGCCGGTCGGCACGAAAGCGATTTGGCTGCACAGCGACATGGCCGCCGATGCCCAGCGTCAGGTGAACGGCCGGTTTCCAAACCGAGCGAACGTCTTGGCGGTGATCGAGCGGTATTCGCACTTCGACCGTCTGGTGTCGGTCAGTTCGGCGTTGCGAGATGTCAACCGCCGCAAGTTGGGCGGTCCGGTGGAACCGTCAAAGTTTGTCAGCGCAAGGAACACCATCGATCGATCGAGGCTGGTCCTGTCTGACGAACCGTCACCCGCCACGATCGAGCGTGACCCTATGAGCGCTCGGCAGCTGGAAGTGCGCGGTCTGCGGGACTGCATGATGGAACTGGCTCAAACCCAGGGCCTGGACGCGCTGAAGGCGACGATGGCGGATGTGGAGACCGCCTACCGGGTCGTGGCTTCCGGGGGCGACACGCCGGTTCGGTTCGTGACGGTGGGTCGTCTCTCGCCGGAAAAGGCGCATTGGCGTCTCATGAACGCGTTTGCGCTCCTCAACCAGGAGTTCCCGGACACCCAGCTCGTCATCGTGGGCGATGGTCCGCTCGCCGACGAACTCAAGGATCTGGCATCGAGCTTGGGCGTGTCCGATTCGGTCGTGTTCACCGGCCAAGTTCAGAATCCGACGTACCTGTTGAAGGTGTGCGATTGCTTTGTGCTCTCCAGCGACTACGAGGGTCAGCCGATGGTGATTCTTGAAGCGCTGGCCCTGGGCCTACCGGTCATCTCGACCCACTTCGATTCGATCCGAGACGCTCTTCCCGACGGGTTTGGTGTGGTGGTGGAGAGCGACCCCACCGAGCTCGCGGCAGCGATGCGATCGTTTGTCGAGCAGGGGCAGACGCCTCCGCGAACCTTCGATGTGCAGGCATACAACGACGAGGCGCTCGCCGAATTGTACGCGGCACTCGGTGTGACCGAGCGAAGGGCGTCGGTCGACCGCTCGCCGGTGGGATGA
- a CDS encoding flap endonuclease: MQVHLVDGTYELFRQFYGRNSGHTNAEGTEVGAVRGALRSTFALLNDGATHLGVATDHVIESFRNDLYEGYKTGEGIDPDLFGQFGLFEDALRAAGFTVWAMVEQEADDALAAAAKVASADDRVERVVILTPDKDLGQCCAWPKVVQYDRRNQVFRDADGVREKFGVDPASIPDWLGLVGDTADGFPGLPGWGAKSAAAVLAHYKHLEHIPDAPGKWEISVRSAARLAATLAQQRSDAYLFRTIATLQTDADVGTVDDWRWSGPTPQLGHYAQLLDAPDLLRSAQALTNR; encoded by the coding sequence ATGCAGGTACACCTCGTCGACGGGACCTACGAGCTGTTCCGGCAGTTCTACGGGCGCAACAGCGGCCACACGAACGCCGAAGGGACCGAGGTGGGCGCAGTGCGGGGGGCGTTGCGGTCCACCTTTGCGCTGCTCAACGACGGGGCGACCCACCTGGGCGTGGCCACCGACCACGTCATCGAATCGTTTCGCAACGACCTGTACGAGGGCTACAAGACCGGCGAGGGCATCGACCCGGACCTGTTCGGTCAATTCGGTCTGTTCGAGGACGCGCTTCGGGCAGCGGGCTTCACCGTGTGGGCGATGGTGGAACAGGAGGCCGACGACGCGCTGGCCGCCGCCGCGAAAGTGGCGTCCGCCGACGATCGGGTGGAGCGGGTGGTGATCCTCACCCCCGACAAGGACCTGGGCCAGTGCTGTGCGTGGCCCAAGGTGGTGCAATACGACCGGCGCAACCAGGTGTTCCGGGACGCCGACGGGGTGCGGGAGAAGTTCGGGGTGGACCCCGCATCGATTCCCGACTGGCTCGGCCTGGTCGGCGACACCGCCGACGGCTTCCCCGGCCTGCCCGGGTGGGGAGCCAAGTCGGCCGCCGCAGTGCTGGCCCATTACAAGCACTTGGAACACATCCCCGATGCCCCCGGCAAGTGGGAGATCAGCGTGCGCAGCGCCGCCAGGCTGGCCGCCACCCTGGCTCAACAGCGCTCGGACGCCTACCTGTTTCGCACGATCGCCACCCTGCAGACCGACGCGGACGTCGGCACGGTCGACGACTGGCGCTGGAGCGGGCCCACCCCCCAGTTGGGGCACTATGCGCAACTGCTCGACGCCCCCGACCTGCTCAGAAGCGCCCAGGCGCTGACGAACCGCTGA